The Castor canadensis chromosome 13, mCasCan1.hap1v2, whole genome shotgun sequence genome has a window encoding:
- the Zbtb26 gene encoding zinc finger and BTB domain-containing protein 26 isoform X1, translating to MSERSDLLHFKFENYGDSMLQKMNKLREENKFCDVTVLIDDIEVQGHKIVFAAGSPFLRDQFLLNDSREVKISILQSSEVGRQLLLSCYSGVLEFPEMELVNYLTAASFLQMSHIVERCTQALWKFIKPKQPMDSKEGCEPQSASPQSKEQQGDARGSPKQDSPCIHPSEDSMDMEDSDIQIVKVESIGDVSEVRSKKDQNQFISSEPTALHSSEPQHSLINSTVENRVSEIEQNHLHNYALSYTGSDNIIMTSKDVFGPNIRGVDKGLQWHHQCPKCTRVFRHLENYANHLKMHKLFMCLLCGKTFTQKGNLHRHMRVHAGIKPFQCKICGKTFSQKCSLQDHLNLHSGDKPHKCNYCDMVFAHKPVLRKHLKQLHGKNSFDNANERNVQDLTVDFDSFACTTVTDSKGCQPQTDATQVLDAATLHVVDSSNKLKARPIKVRPGPLTHVP from the exons ATGTCTGAAAGATCAGATCTCCTTCACTTCAAGTTTGAAAATTATGGAGATTCAATGttacaaaaaatgaacaaattaagagaAGAGAATAAATTTTGTGATGTTACAGTTCTCATAGATGATATTGAGGTACAGGGACATAAAATTGTGTTTGCTGCAGGTTCCCCCTTCTTAAGAGACCAGTTTTTGCTGAATGATTCCAGAGAGGTGAAAATCTCCATATTACAGAGTTCTGAAGTGGGGAGACAATTGCTCTTATCCTGTTATAGTGGTGTGCTGGAATTCCCTGAGATGGAACTGGTAAATTATTTGACTGCTGCGAGTTTTCTTCAGATGAGCCACATTGTAGAACGGTGCACGCAGGCCCTGTGGAAGTTTATAAAGCCAAAACAACCAATGGATAGTAAAGAGGGATGTGAACCACAGAGTGCTTCTCCCCAGTCAAAAGAACAGCAAGGAGATGCCAGAGGCTCTCCAAAGCAGGACTCACCTTGTATTCATCCATCTGAAGACAGTATGGATATGGAGGACAGTGATATTCAGATTGTTAAGGTAGAATCTATTGGGGATGTATCAGAGGTTAGAAGTAAAAAAGATCAGAACCAGTTTATTTCTTCTGAACCCACTGCTTTACATTCATCAGAGCCCCAGCACTCCCTAATAAATTCAACTGTGGAAAACAGAGTAagtgaaatagaacaaaaccatCTCCACAATTATGCCCTCTCTTATACAGGCAGTGATAATATCATCATGACCTCAAAAGATGTCTTTGGGCCTAATATTCGAGGTGTAGACAAAGGCTTACAGTGGCATCATCAATGCCCAAAGTGTACCAGGGTGTTTCGTCACCTGGAGAACTACgccaaccatttaaaaatgcacaAACTCTTTATGTGTCTACTCTGCGGCAAGACGTTTACTCAGAAAGGCAACCTTCATCGACACATGCGTGTGCATGCCGGAATTAAACCTTTCCAGTGTAAAATCTGTGGGAAAACCTTTTCTCAGAAGTGTTCCTTACAGGATCATCTTAACCTTCACAGTGGAGATAAGCCCCATAAGTGTAACTATTGTGACATGGTTTTTGCACATAAGCCAGTTTTGAGGAAACACCTTAAACAGCTGCATGGCAAAAACAGTTTTGATAATGCCAATGAGAGAAATGTGCAAGACCTCACAGTGGATTTTGATTCTTTTGCATGTACAACAGTCACAGACTCTAAAGGGTGTCAGCCACAGACTGATGCAACACAGGTCCTGGATGCAG CCACTTTACACGTTGTAGATAGCTCCAATAAATTGAAGGCGCGACCCATAAAAGTCCGTCCGGGCCCTCTAACACACGTGCCTTAA
- the Zbtb26 gene encoding zinc finger and BTB domain-containing protein 26 isoform X2 — MSERSDLLHFKFENYGDSMLQKMNKLREENKFCDVTVLIDDIEVQGHKIVFAAGSPFLRDQFLLNDSREVKISILQSSEVGRQLLLSCYSGVLEFPEMELVNYLTAASFLQMSHIVERCTQALWKFIKPKQPMDSKEGCEPQSASPQSKEQQGDARGSPKQDSPCIHPSEDSMDMEDSDIQIVKVESIGDVSEVRSKKDQNQFISSEPTALHSSEPQHSLINSTVENRVSEIEQNHLHNYALSYTGSDNIIMTSKDVFGPNIRGVDKGLQWHHQCPKCTRVFRHLENYANHLKMHKLFMCLLCGKTFTQKGNLHRHMRVHAGIKPFQCKICGKTFSQKCSLQDHLNLHSGDKPHKCNYCDMVFAHKPVLRKHLKQLHGKNSFDNANERNVQDLTVDFDSFACTTVTDSKGCQPQTDATQVLDAGKLAQAVLNLRSDSTCVN; from the coding sequence ATGTCTGAAAGATCAGATCTCCTTCACTTCAAGTTTGAAAATTATGGAGATTCAATGttacaaaaaatgaacaaattaagagaAGAGAATAAATTTTGTGATGTTACAGTTCTCATAGATGATATTGAGGTACAGGGACATAAAATTGTGTTTGCTGCAGGTTCCCCCTTCTTAAGAGACCAGTTTTTGCTGAATGATTCCAGAGAGGTGAAAATCTCCATATTACAGAGTTCTGAAGTGGGGAGACAATTGCTCTTATCCTGTTATAGTGGTGTGCTGGAATTCCCTGAGATGGAACTGGTAAATTATTTGACTGCTGCGAGTTTTCTTCAGATGAGCCACATTGTAGAACGGTGCACGCAGGCCCTGTGGAAGTTTATAAAGCCAAAACAACCAATGGATAGTAAAGAGGGATGTGAACCACAGAGTGCTTCTCCCCAGTCAAAAGAACAGCAAGGAGATGCCAGAGGCTCTCCAAAGCAGGACTCACCTTGTATTCATCCATCTGAAGACAGTATGGATATGGAGGACAGTGATATTCAGATTGTTAAGGTAGAATCTATTGGGGATGTATCAGAGGTTAGAAGTAAAAAAGATCAGAACCAGTTTATTTCTTCTGAACCCACTGCTTTACATTCATCAGAGCCCCAGCACTCCCTAATAAATTCAACTGTGGAAAACAGAGTAagtgaaatagaacaaaaccatCTCCACAATTATGCCCTCTCTTATACAGGCAGTGATAATATCATCATGACCTCAAAAGATGTCTTTGGGCCTAATATTCGAGGTGTAGACAAAGGCTTACAGTGGCATCATCAATGCCCAAAGTGTACCAGGGTGTTTCGTCACCTGGAGAACTACgccaaccatttaaaaatgcacaAACTCTTTATGTGTCTACTCTGCGGCAAGACGTTTACTCAGAAAGGCAACCTTCATCGACACATGCGTGTGCATGCCGGAATTAAACCTTTCCAGTGTAAAATCTGTGGGAAAACCTTTTCTCAGAAGTGTTCCTTACAGGATCATCTTAACCTTCACAGTGGAGATAAGCCCCATAAGTGTAACTATTGTGACATGGTTTTTGCACATAAGCCAGTTTTGAGGAAACACCTTAAACAGCTGCATGGCAAAAACAGTTTTGATAATGCCAATGAGAGAAATGTGCAAGACCTCACAGTGGATTTTGATTCTTTTGCATGTACAACAGTCACAGACTCTAAAGGGTGTCAGCCACAGACTGATGCAACACAGGTCCTGGATGCAGGTAAACTGGCCCAAGCTGTCCTGAACTTAAGGAGTGATAGTACTTGTGTGAATTAA